A window of the Macrobrachium rosenbergii isolate ZJJX-2024 chromosome 13, ASM4041242v1, whole genome shotgun sequence genome harbors these coding sequences:
- the LOC136844862 gene encoding uncharacterized protein has protein sequence MCKILVKNMKTKLKENHVKQILDACGTVVSFEYPTKKARGRSKSVDLRVQYNNAKAAKRAVRILNFLKVFGAHSSAQVVGIKREAGPCRELHSEDRLIIPIIQDVIVQMQKEKASKTKVSIVAKKELVTTTIKEDSNKALVCEVKEELKKEAKPEEKEKAQEKTVDPTKPIIHVHVTNLSKYVPVEAIKEAMRTLGSLSESDVKQDKFVCEFQNTLHAMHAVVFMNSYRLPDIKLKVYAEEPLDFKDAPVKPTEETTEQTNLVFKRYNDDIISNLQEAVTKDVNYFTYKTQVCKAIKCKTQYVCHNYHNIRDRRRSPITSEYSCNGCSLAEVGQCPEKQVCSLAHTLIERLFHLTTFRAELCPDAVRRGVCRYRYGNCPHAHPETPEMFFHNHWENLYVEGLGEIFKYVNGVIKNMFKLQNTTDFAGSGINFHL, from the exons ATGTGTAAAATACTAGttaagaatatgaaaacaaaactaaaagaaaaccatGTAAAACAAATATTAGATGCCTGTGGAACTGTTGTGAGTTTTGAATACCCAACAAAGAAAGCAAGGGGACGTTCAAAATCAG TTGATCTTCGTGTACAGTATAACAATGCCAAGGCTGCCAAAAGAGCTGTTCGCATCCTcaattttcttaaagtttttggAGCACATTCATCTGCACAAGTGGTTGGCATAAAAAGAGAAGCAG GTCCATGTAGGGAACTTCATTCAGAGGATCGACTTATTATTCCTATCATTCAAGATGTTATTGTTCAAATGCAGAAGGAAAAGGCTAGTAAAACTAAGGTCTCAATTGTTGCCAAAAAGGAACTTGTTACAACAACAATTAAAGAGGACAGTAACAAGGCTCTTGTTTGTGAAGTTAAGGAAGAACTTAAGAAGGAAGCTAaacctgaagaaaaggaaaaagctcAGGAGAAAACAGTTGATCCAACAAAACCAATAATCCACGTTCATGTGACTAATTTGTCTAAGTATGTGCCAGTAGAAGCTATTAAAGAAGCTATGAGAACTTTGGGATCCCTGTCAGAAAGTGATGTTAAGCAGGACAAATTTGTATGTGAATTTCAAAATACCCTTCATGCCATGCATGCAGTAGTTTTTATGAATAGCTATCGTCTTCCTGACATAAAGTTGAAAGTTTATGCAGAGGAGCCCCTTGACTTTAAAGATGCCCCAGTGAAACCTACTGAGGAAACAACTGAACAAACAAATCTTGTGTTTAAACGTTACAATGATGACATTATCAGTAATCTGCAAGAGGCTGTGACTAAAgatgtaaattattttacatacaaGACACAAGTTTGTAAAGCCATTAAGTGCAAAACTCAGTATGTTTGTCATAACTATCATAATATAAGAGATCGTAGAAGGAGTCCAATAACAAGTGAATATAGTTGTAATGGATGTAGTCTTGCAGAAGTTGGTCAGTGCCCTGAAAAACAGGTTTGTTCTCTCGCTCATACGCTGATCGAGCGCTTGTTTCACTTAACCACCTTCAGAGCTGAGCTCTGTCCAGATGCTGTTAGAAGAGGTGTATGTCGCTACAGGTATGGCAACTGTCCTCATGCTCATCCAG AAACACCTGAAATGTtcttccacaatcattgggaAAATCTGTACGTTGAAGGATTGGGAGAAATTTTCAAGTATGTCAATGGTGTTATCAAGAATATGTTTAAGCTCCAGAATACCACAG ACTTTGCAGGTAGTGGTATTAACTTCCACCTTTGA